GTTAAGTCTTTTGTTATAGTTCTACAAGTCCTTGAAGCtctgttccttttcttctgtctgtTTTCTCCCTGTTGCTCCTATTGGATGATTTATATTGCTTTATCTTGCAGATCAATAATTATCTCCTCTATTTCTTATGTTATGCTATTGATTCCattgattaaaattttaattttgtgtattgtgtttttcagttctaaaatttccaaatCTGGTTATTCAtttgtcttctatttcttttctaaaactttctaattttttgttgaaactttttgttctttcatttgttgcaAGTGTGTTTATAATTGTTtgttgaaacatttttataatggTTGCTTTAAAATCTTGGTCAGATAATTATAATATCTTGATCATCTGGGTGTACCATCTGTTGCTTATCTTTATTTATTCAACTTGAGACCATCCTTGTTCTTGGTATGAtaagtaacttttaaaattaaaacctggACATTTTGGGTGTTATATATGAAGTTTTACCTtcatttataatatctaatataattGTATAGTGTGGAtaattcacagaaaagaaaaaatgctcaagaactacaaacaagtaaaaaaaagtagattttgcAAATTTGAAGGTATACCaaattattagcatttttttGAGAGATTCACATCCATTGTGATCACCCCTTCCAGGGATGTCAGCATTTTAGCCTCAGTGAGatgggaaagaaacaaaaaagcaaatgccAAAGCTGCAGCAGATTAGGTTATTTCAAATACATCTTTATTTTGGCagttgtgggggtggggtgggggcgggaatCAAGAGAAAATTAGATTTAGATACTTTTATTTTCTGATCCGGGGTCTTAGGCCAACTTGTGACTGAGCAGGCTAATCAATCtggaataaactagaaaacttcCCATCCATGAGATATTCTCTATTCATCTCAACCCAAATCAATAAACTCTGGAACAACCAcagactcttttctttatattcatcAAGAAATGGATAATCTGGGTGATGAGAAAAgctgaaaaggaaagggaaagtctTAGTCAATTCATTGTTTCTGGGCTCATAAAGACAGATTTCTGTTAAACTGGTGTGAGCCTACAATTAACACAGTTTTCTTTGTGAGTTAAGTACAAACCCAACTAGTTTTATGATAATAACATACTATTGCATGATGCTGTTTTGAATACACTGTGGAAAATAAATATACCTACACACATGGGCACACATTCACAAAtataccagtgcattccattttTGCAATATGTCATTCTACAGCTTGAGGAGATAAActatttgtgtttatattttgaaCCTCCAGGAGGGTGGAaacaaattctctcttttttaaaacaatgcttAGTCTGATTTAATACataaagttaataaatattttaaggtgaTAATGAGGAAGGTGATAAAATTATTACTGTTCAATGTATGTCAAACATTCAGAAATGATTTGTCTATGACTTTTCTTGggagaaaattttatattatacctagaGAGAGATACAGTGGTTAGAAGATGAAGTCACTTCAATGGGGTACTTCCATTTTAGCAAGGGGGATACAAATTCTTTCTGTATATGAAGTAATAATTTTTGACACAGAAAATGCCAAGTCATTGAATAGTTATTGTTGATTAATATTACTGATATTTATTGTTAGGGCTTCCTGCCTGCATCTCCACTGTCTGTTACCCCTAccctatttatcattttattatgttatttattcAACCAATATGTATTGAGTACCCAGGGAGAGACTAgtttaagaacaaaaacaaaacaaaaaccctgcccTTGGAATCTAACACTCTAATGTGATAAAGATAAAATAAGCTAAATAAACTAGTAAAATATATGGTGTGTGAGTTAGGGATATGTGTCAAGgacaaaaataaatcagaatagaGAGAAAGGCTCTTCTAGGACGAGTTGCATTTTTAGATAAGTGACAGAGAAGGCATCATCGAGTGATATATGAGTGAAGACCTGAAGGATGTAAAGGAGTAAGCAATCCTGCTCTATGGGGAAAGAGCTTTCTAGGCAGGGGGAATGGCCAGTGGAAAGGCCCTAAGACAGGCCTGACATATGtcagtgatgtggtttggctgtgtccccacccaaatctcatcttgaattgtaactcccacaattcccatgtgttgtcggaggaacccagtgggaggtggtTGAATTATGAGGGTGGGTTTTTCCtgcgctgttcttgtgatggtgaatgagtctcacgagatctgatggttttaataaCAGGAGTTTCTCTACACaggctctctttttgcctgctgccatccatgtcaGACGCAACTTgtttctccttgccttctgccatgattgtgagacttccccagacacttggaactgtaagtccattaaacctctcttcttttgtaaattgcccagtcttgagtatgtctttatcagcagtgtgaaaatggactaatacagtcaggAACAGCATGGAGGTCACTGGTGCTCCACTGGAGTCAAGAGTGGGGAGAATAGCAGGACAGGGACACAGAGAGTTAAGGGAGGGAGTGTCTATTGGCCCTTGTAGGTCTGTGTAAGGAATTTGGTCTCAACTCTGAGTGAGATGGCAGTCTCCCACATATTGAGGAGTTCCTGTGTACACCCTTTTTAACCTGTTCACTGTGGCTACTATGCCTGGGGCTGAAGTACAGAAGAGGGAGCACTACCAGGAGCCAGTTACTTCATCATAAAGATATCGGTAtgagtgtggggggtgtgtgtgtgtgtgtgtgtgtgtctgtgtgtattggGGAAGGGATTGCAGATACCAGTATGAGCCCAGTTACAGACATGATAAGTTGGAGATGCATAGTAGATATCCAAGTAGAGGCAAGTAGACACATATACAAACCTTGCTCCAGAGCCTTGAACTGGGCTGGATATGATTTGGGGAATCTATATTTAGATGATATTTGAAGCATGAGACTAGATGAAATCAACAATGATGTTAAAGTagatagagaaaggagaagaggtCTAGGTTGAGCTCTAAGTCACTCCAAAACTGAGAGGTCAAGCTAATGCGGAGAAACCAGCAAAGAACATTAGAAGAAATGGCAAGGGTTGAGGGTGTTTACAAGGATGTTGGTATATTGATTGACCCCATAATTTAAGTAGGCAAAGGAGGACAGAGGGCACATTAGAGGGTCAAGTAACAGTGAAAAGGTGGTACAGTCAGTGAATTATAGCTCATGTGGTAATCAAAGGATTGTTGAAGTTGGCCATGTAGAGAAGGAGCGGGACATGTAGGAGGTGATGACTATAGTGTAAGAATTTAAAATTGACATCCAGGCATGGTTATAGTAACTCGTAATGACAAGGTCTAGAATGAGACCATTAGGTTGATAGGCTGAGTTAGACTGAAGGATAAACACATTGGAAGAGGAAAGTCACAAAACTGAAAGATCAGACTATTACAAGGACTATCTCTGTAGTGTTGAAATCAAAAGAAATTATGACAGGTCTACTATTGGAGAGGATGAAAACTAGGAACTAAAATCTTCGGTGGATGAGAGAAgacctgggaatgcagccctgaTGACTGCAAAGGACAGGGGTAGTGTTGGGTTCGTCTGATGACACAAAGTCCAGAGCTGAATGCTTTTAGAAAGAGAGTTCCTACTCAATATTCAGGCTTAGCACTACTAAGGTCTTGGGAAGGGTAACAGCCCCAACTGGAGAGGGCTGACAGGAATCAGTGCTACCAAGAGAAATGGGGTTTCAGCTATTGGGAAAAGGTGAAAAGAACATTTAGAGAAGACAACAAAGATAAAACGGTTTTGCCAGTGGTTGAGTAGGAGTTTCGGAAAGCACAGTGAAAACATGTTGAGGTGGTGTACACAGAGCTATTTGGGAACCAGGAATTTTAGGCTCCTGTAGTGACTGAACTAACAGTGACAAAGACCATGTTAGCCTCAAGGGAGTTAAGGGGCTGGTTGGCAGGGGAGGATGGGAGTCTGTCCAGGAGCTACTGGATTGCTTGCTCTTCCCGTGTTTGGAGatgtttacatacatatatgtactaaatgtcactgaacagaaaaaaaaatagcttacaGATTTTTCTCTACAGCCTTCTGAGAATCATAGAGTCTAAAAGTTTGAAGGGCCATTAAAAGTCTATCTTTGGAAATAACTTTTTTCCTGCCATTGGATTTTCATTATCACCTCCATTTGCTTGATACTCAGCctgttccctttttccttcttgatTTTCCGAACCTGCTTACTCTTTACTATTGAAAACCCCCCCAGACCTGAGCAAAGTTCTGAACATTGTTCAGAAACCACAGCTGAAGATCCACCCCTGTGGCCAGCCTTGCAAGAGAGCTGATTCAGGTTCAAAACCTGAATCAGAGGGGGTGGGCTTTGTGATGGAAATTAGAGAAACATGAGAAATGTTGAAATTTAGAAAAAACATGAGAAATGTTGAAATATAGAATCAACAAGACTAGGTGGTTATTTAGATGTAGGGGATGAGGTTTGTGCCATAATGGTGATGTGTGTAGTATTACCATGAAGAGTATATATAGAGAAAACATTGAAGGCTTTAATTTTAAGTGTATTAAGTTTGAACTGTGGGAATAAATAGAACTATCTCTAgggaattttaatttaaaagaaaatcagtggGCTACAAGAGACCAAGAAAAATGTCTAGGTTAGAGATAGAAACCATGGAATTATTAGCATGTAGATTGGAGGGAAGCCTAGTGATGAGGGACACACAGAGGCAGTGTGGAGCCAGGAGAGCCCAGTCTTAAATGGGGAGCTTCCGTCTATATTGAGTTCTGCTCACACTCTTGTCTGGGCAGAGCTATGAgccttggagaaaaaaaaatgtctgataTGAAGtctgaagaaaaaatgttttccaacaACTTTCCTAAGCAACAAACCCTGCCTTCTGTGGACTGAAATCAACTGAATTCCCCCACTGTCCTGCTCCCTAGTGTCAACAATGAAACAAGCTACTTATATAGACATTTACAAATAGCGTATATTCTTGTTCAAGCCACCTGTGGTTTTCATGTCCTCTGGTGTCAGCTGGAAGTCAAAAACCTGTCAGAAATGTGAGAAGATCAATTTAATATCCTTGAGGCAATTGCTgttcctcttcttccctctccacAAACACACAAATCCATGTAGGACTTTGTGTAGATTttatgagtgagttttcatggaCCAAGGATTCATTCAGTGGCATGTCATGGGAATTTGTCCATTTATAAAGTTGAGATTGGCATGGTTAATCTTCCCTCAGATACTTTTATTGGGGAGCCATCATTATAGCAAAGAAATCCTAGAGAATTTTAAGCCCAAACCTCACGTGATCTAATTCCTTTATTTTACAGCTATAGAAATCAAGGGATGACTTACCCAGCGCCATACTACAGGGGAAAAACCAGGATTAGGACCCTCTCCTGACCTTCTCTTTAGTGTCCTTTCCAACCATCACACTCTCCCTTGCAGCAAGGGGAGACAAAGCAATGAAATATGGTGCTTATATGCTTATATGCATAGAATGTAAAAGGAGATAAGCTTTGCCCAAGTACACCTTGAGAGCTTTGCAAAAACCCAGATACCATGGGGAAATGATGTGCCTCTGTCAATCCCctgctgccaccaccatgccctgtacCTGGAAGTTTTCTTTGATTCTCTTCTCATTGAAGCTCTTCACCAGGACCACCACCCCGCGCTGCAGCTGGTAGCACAAGGCGACCTGGGCTGGGGTTCGCCTGTGCTTTTCAGCAATGGCATTGAGTATTGGATCCTCCTGGAGAACTGGGTTGCCTTTTTTCACCCTGAGAGGAGAGGCAGAGGTGCTGCAAGTCTGAAGCTGAATATCCATTTTACTTGCGGGCTGCTTATTTTGGCCAGGGATGCTAATCCTCCAGAACCTTCCTCATTACCTTCTGGCTGTCTCAATATCTGTTTTGCATCTTTTGTTATAACCAAAGAAGGacaaaggaatggaaggtggCAGTTCTATTTAGTTCTTATAATGTAGGTCTGGGTTAGGTAAAAGGTTTACAGATGAATTTATTCCTgctgtctatttttaattttgccagCTGATTGAGAGATTACTTCAGAAGGTACAGTATCTAtgattaaaataactttataggccaggcaccgtggcttacacctctaatcccagcactttgggaggccaaggtgggaggatcacttgagcccaggaattcaagactagcttgggtaacgtagtgagaccctgtctctacaaaaatgaaaataaacaattagccaggcatggtggtgcactcctgtagtcccagctacttaggaggtctAGGAGGGAAGATCCtgacttgagcctggaaggtcaagccTGCAacaagctgtgattgtgcccctgcactccagcctggatgacagaatgagacccccatctaaaaaaaataaacaaaataactttATGAAGATTATTACCAGTCTTTGTCTGAGTCAGACCCCAAGGCAGAATATGCAGTCATGACAATGTCCTTGGACTTACAGTACTCCAGGAATTTGCTTTGGTTGAGGTAAGGGTGATATTCCACCTGCAGAATGCCAAGCAGGAGAATTAGGTTACAGAACCACCGACACCAAGCTTACCAGGGACATGCAGTGCTGCATTGCATGGTATCAAACATCTTTTAGAATACCAGCAACACAGGCCAAGCCATGACTGTCATCCACAGCTGTATGCATGAAGCTCCCAAGGGCTTTACTTGGGATGACAGCCCATGGAGGGCATAGCAGTATTGATTAAATAATTAACTCAGTGCTCTTAGATGGCAGGTTGTGCACAAGGCCAAAAGAGAATTTCAGTCTTCCAGACTGAAAACCATGGTGACATCTTTGGTTCTTGCTCATTTATTGTTGACGTATAGCAAGCAGCAATTTCTGCCTTTCTTAGTTATTTAATCtcagtattctttatttttaaggagTATTCCCATTTTGTTCATTGCTGCGACCCCTGATAATCCAATAAATCATCCCTCAACATTTTTTGGCTTTATGAATGTATAATTGTTATATGAAAACATGCACACACTTAATGGATACATCTGGATGGATTTGGGCATGTGCATATACCTGTGATACCATCACTGCAAACGATGCATTAAACACACCCATCACCTCCAAACATTTTCTTATGTCCTTTTGTGTGtggttttggttttagtttttggattttttttttttttgcaagaacaCTTGACATGAGATCAACtatcttaaacatattttaaagtatgcATACTGTTAATAACaggataaggggttaatatctaaactatgtaaaaatctaca
This region of Gorilla gorilla gorilla isolate KB3781 chromosome 8, NHGRI_mGorGor1-v2.1_pri, whole genome shotgun sequence genomic DNA includes:
- the LOC101144502 gene encoding aldo-keto reductase family 1 member C15-like; amino-acid sequence: MLIEDLFIVAKTLKQPIYPSAGPEAFPNPFPRGTRLELGEAYGHHKSEWGHLLGEVEYHPYLNQSKFLEYCKSKDIVMTAYSALGSDSDKDWVKKGNPVLQEDPILNAIAEKHRRTPAQVALCYQLQRGVVVLVKSFNEKRIKENFQVFDFQLTPEDMKTTGGLNKNIRYL